From Neisseria musculi, the proteins below share one genomic window:
- a CDS encoding DUF488 family protein, N3 subclade, with translation MLVDRLYPRGVPKEKMTGVHWLKTLAPSA, from the coding sequence GTGTTGGTTGACCGGCTTTATCCGCGTGGCGTGCCTAAAGAAAAAATGACCGGTGTGCATTGGCTGAAAACGTTGGCACCAAGTGCATAA